The following are encoded together in the Osmerus eperlanus chromosome 18, fOsmEpe2.1, whole genome shotgun sequence genome:
- the ak1 gene encoding adenylate kinase isoenzyme 1 isoform X2, translating to MADKIKDAKIIFVVGGPGSGKGTQCEKVVAKYGYTHLSSGDLLRAEVSSGSERGLQLQAIMQKGELVPLDTVLDMIKDAMIAKADVSKGFLIDGYPREVKQGEEFEKKIGAPCLLLYIDAKAETMVKRLMKRGETSGRADDNEETIKKRLDLYYKATEPVIAFYESRGIVRKIDSELPVDEVFGHVAKAIDALK from the exons ATGGCGG ACAAAATAAAGGATGCCAAGATTATCTTTGTGGTGG GTGGGCCTGGCTCTGGTAAGGGCACCCAGTGTGAGAAGGTGGTGGCAAAGTACGGCTACACCCACCTGTCTTCTGGGGACCTGTTGCGCGCTGAGGTGTCTTCTGGCTCCGAGAGGGGCCTGCAGCTACAGGCCATTATGCAGAAAGGAGAGCTTGTACCCCTA GACACAGTCTTAGACATGATCAAGGATGCCATGATAGCCAAGGCTGATGTGTCTAAGGGCTTCCTTATTGACGGCTATCCCCGTGAGGTCAAACAGGGAGAAGAGTTTGAGAAAAAG ATCGGCGCTCCCTGTCTGCTGCTGTACATTGATGCCAAGGCTGAGACCATGGTAAAGAGGTTGATGAAGCGTGGCGAGACCAGCGGCCGTGCTGATGACAACGAGGAGACCATCAAGAAGCGCCTGGACCTGTACTACAAAGCCACTGAGCCAGTCATTGCCTTCTACGAGAGCCGTGGCATTGTCAGGAAG attgaCTCTGAGTTGCCAGTGGATGAAGTTTTTGGTCATGTTGCCAAAGCTATTGATGCccttaagtaa
- the ak1 gene encoding adenylate kinase isoenzyme 1 isoform X1, giving the protein MLCGLSRIQLSYKKQEGKGGPPRCRDRGHRQSSRTPSTELEPRNASRVKGKLFNMADKIKDAKIIFVVGGPGSGKGTQCEKVVAKYGYTHLSSGDLLRAEVSSGSERGLQLQAIMQKGELVPLDTVLDMIKDAMIAKADVSKGFLIDGYPREVKQGEEFEKKIGAPCLLLYIDAKAETMVKRLMKRGETSGRADDNEETIKKRLDLYYKATEPVIAFYESRGIVRKIDSELPVDEVFGHVAKAIDALK; this is encoded by the exons ATGCTGTGCGGTCTGAGCAGGATTCAACTGAGCTATAAAAagcaggaggggaagggagggccgCCGCGTTGCAGGGACAgaggacacagacagagcagcagaACCCCAAGCACTGAACTAGAGCCACGCAACGCGTCAAGAG TTAAAGGAAAACTCTTCAACATGGCGG ACAAAATAAAGGATGCCAAGATTATCTTTGTGGTGG GTGGGCCTGGCTCTGGTAAGGGCACCCAGTGTGAGAAGGTGGTGGCAAAGTACGGCTACACCCACCTGTCTTCTGGGGACCTGTTGCGCGCTGAGGTGTCTTCTGGCTCCGAGAGGGGCCTGCAGCTACAGGCCATTATGCAGAAAGGAGAGCTTGTACCCCTA GACACAGTCTTAGACATGATCAAGGATGCCATGATAGCCAAGGCTGATGTGTCTAAGGGCTTCCTTATTGACGGCTATCCCCGTGAGGTCAAACAGGGAGAAGAGTTTGAGAAAAAG ATCGGCGCTCCCTGTCTGCTGCTGTACATTGATGCCAAGGCTGAGACCATGGTAAAGAGGTTGATGAAGCGTGGCGAGACCAGCGGCCGTGCTGATGACAACGAGGAGACCATCAAGAAGCGCCTGGACCTGTACTACAAAGCCACTGAGCCAGTCATTGCCTTCTACGAGAGCCGTGGCATTGTCAGGAAG attgaCTCTGAGTTGCCAGTGGATGAAGTTTTTGGTCATGTTGCCAAAGCTATTGATGCccttaagtaa